From Cheilinus undulatus linkage group 17, ASM1832078v1, whole genome shotgun sequence, one genomic window encodes:
- the barhl1b gene encoding barH-like homeobox 1b, protein MEASANGSSFGIDSLLSHRPGSPLSKGDSVVGECRSPLEFSPRSDAESGCSSPPSPRRECVDEVAQRQGHGVGLPPHLQHAQISAGSQQRTVTSSFLIRDILADCKPLAACAPYSSNGQPTQEAGRLVSKIADDFMEKIHSNSSSDSEYKVKEEGDREISSSRDSPQVRLKKPRKARTAFTDHQLAQLERSFERQKYLSVQDRMELAASLNLTDTQVKTWYQNRRTKWKRQTAVGLELLAEAGNYSALQRMFPSPYFYPQSLVSNLDPGAALYLYRGPSAPPPALQRPLVPRILLHGLQGGSEPPPPPPPLPPMSGVLPRPGQQR, encoded by the exons ATGGAGGCGTCCGCCAACGGGTCAAGTTTTGGCATCGACTCGCTGCTGTCCCACAGGCCGGGAAGTCCGCTATCCAAAGGGGACAGCGTGGTGGGAGAGTGCCGCTCTCCTCTGGAGTTCAGCCCGAGATCAGACGCGGAGTCCGGCTGCTCGTCGCCTCCGTCACCGAGGAGGGAGTGCGTGGATGAGGTGGCCCAGAGGCAAGGTCACGGCGTGGGCCTGCCGCCGCACCTGCAGCACGCGCAGATCTCGGCTGGGTCTCAGCAGAGGACCGTGACCTCGTCGTTTCTCATCAGAGACATTCTCGCGGACTGTAAGCCTCTGGCCGCGTGTGCGCCTTACTCCAGTAATGGACAGCCGACGCAAGAGGCGGGGAGGCTGGTGTCCAAGATAGCGGACGACTTCATGGAGAAAATCCACAGCAACTCATCATCAGACAGCGAATACAAAG TGAAAGAGGAGGGAGACCGGGAGATctccagcagcagagacagCCCTCAGGTCCGGCTCAAGAAGCCCAGGAAGGCCCGGACGGCCTTCACGGACCACCAGCTGGCGCAGCTGGAGCGCAGCTTCGAGCGCCAGAAGTACCTGAGCGTCCAGGACCGCATGGAGCTGGCAGCCTCCCTCAACCTCACCGACACGCAGGTCAAGACCTGGTACCAGAACCGGAG GACAAAGTGGAAGAGGCAGACGGCGGTGGGGCTCGAGCTGCTGGCTGAAGCGGGGAACTACTCCGCCCTGCAGAGGATGTTCCCGTCCCCGTACTTCTACCCGCAAAGTCTGGTGTCCAACCTGGACCCCGGAGCGGCCCTCTACTTGTACAGAGGCCCCTCTGCGCCCCCGCCGGCCCTGCAGAGACCCCTGGTCCCGCGGATCCTGCTGCACGGCCTGCAAGGGGGCAGCGAGCcgccccctccccctcctccgcTGCCCCCAATGTCAGGCGTGCTTCCCCGGCCAGGTCAGCAGCGGTGA